In Serratia marcescens subsp. marcescens ATCC 13880, a single genomic region encodes these proteins:
- the sbcD gene encoding exonuclease subunit SbcD, with amino-acid sequence MRLIHTSDWHLGQYFFTKSRAAEHQAFLNWLIEQIEQQQVDALIVAGDLFDTGSPPSYARELYNRFVVELQRTGCQLVVLGGNHDSVATLNESRELLSCLNTTVIASAQGAPEQQIVVLNQRDGQPGAVLCAIPFLRPRDLLTSRAGESGAQKQQALQEAIAEHYQALYQAACERRDQLGLPLPIVATGHLTTVGVTTSDSVRDIYIGTLDAFPAQAFPPADYIALGHIHRAQNVAKSEHIRYSGSPIPLSFDELGKAKSVFLVDFADGALQRVDALTIPQFQPMQLIKGDLAEIERQLRQFADYAGELPVWLDIEVATQDYLSDIQRRIQLMADELPVEVVLLRRSKEQRRQAIAQQDKETLNELSVNEVFERRLTQEADMPEARQRRMHQLFRQVVEAVQQNAEETNP; translated from the coding sequence ATGCGCCTGATCCACACCTCTGACTGGCACCTTGGCCAGTACTTTTTCACCAAAAGCCGCGCCGCCGAGCACCAGGCTTTTCTGAACTGGCTGATCGAACAGATCGAACAGCAGCAGGTGGATGCGCTGATCGTCGCCGGGGATCTGTTCGATACCGGCTCGCCGCCCAGCTATGCCCGCGAGCTGTACAACCGCTTCGTGGTGGAACTGCAGCGCACCGGCTGCCAGTTGGTAGTGCTGGGCGGCAACCACGATTCGGTCGCAACGCTGAACGAATCGCGTGAACTGCTCTCCTGCCTGAACACCACGGTGATCGCCAGCGCGCAGGGCGCCCCGGAACAGCAGATCGTGGTGCTTAACCAACGCGACGGCCAGCCGGGCGCGGTGCTGTGCGCCATCCCGTTCCTGCGGCCGCGCGACCTGCTCACCAGCCGCGCCGGCGAATCCGGCGCGCAGAAACAGCAGGCGCTGCAGGAAGCCATCGCCGAACATTACCAAGCGCTGTATCAGGCGGCCTGCGAGCGCCGCGACCAGCTGGGCCTACCGCTGCCGATCGTCGCCACCGGCCACCTGACCACCGTCGGCGTCACCACCTCCGACTCGGTGCGCGACATCTATATCGGCACCCTCGACGCCTTCCCGGCGCAGGCCTTCCCGCCCGCCGACTATATCGCGCTCGGCCACATTCACCGCGCGCAGAACGTCGCCAAATCGGAGCATATTCGCTATAGCGGCTCACCGATCCCGCTCAGTTTCGATGAGCTGGGCAAAGCCAAAAGCGTCTTCCTGGTCGATTTCGCCGACGGCGCTTTGCAGCGGGTAGACGCGTTAACGATCCCGCAGTTTCAGCCCATGCAACTGATCAAAGGCGATCTGGCCGAGATCGAACGGCAGCTGCGGCAATTTGCCGACTATGCCGGCGAGCTGCCGGTGTGGCTGGATATCGAAGTGGCGACGCAGGACTACCTCAGCGACATCCAGCGCCGCATCCAGCTGATGGCGGATGAGCTGCCGGTGGAAGTGGTGCTGCTGCGGCGCAGTAAAGAGCAGCGCCGCCAGGCGATCGCGCAGCAGGATAAAGAAACGCTGAACGAGCTGAGCGTCAACGAAGTGTTCGAACGGCGTCTGACACAGGAGGCCGACATGC
- the phoB gene encoding phosphate response regulator transcription factor PhoB: protein MARRILVVEDEAPIREMVCFVLEQNGYQPLEAEDYDSAVTRLSEPFPDLVLLDWMLPGGSGIQFIKHMKREALTRDIPVMMLTARGEEEDRVRGLEVGADDYITKPFSPKELVARIKAVMRRISPMAVEEVIEMQGLSLDPSSHRVMANDQALDMGPTEFKLLHFFMTHPERVYSREQLLNHVWGTNVYVEDRTVDVHIRRLRKALETSGHDKMVQTVRGTGYRFSTRY from the coding sequence ATGGCAAGACGCATACTGGTGGTGGAAGACGAAGCGCCGATCCGTGAGATGGTGTGCTTTGTGTTGGAACAGAATGGTTACCAACCGTTGGAAGCCGAGGATTATGACAGCGCCGTGACGCGTCTGTCTGAGCCGTTCCCTGATTTGGTGTTGCTTGACTGGATGTTGCCCGGCGGTTCCGGCATTCAGTTTATCAAACATATGAAGCGCGAAGCGCTGACCCGCGATATCCCGGTGATGATGCTGACCGCGCGCGGCGAAGAAGAAGACCGGGTGCGCGGCCTGGAAGTGGGGGCGGATGATTACATCACCAAGCCGTTCTCGCCCAAGGAGCTGGTGGCGCGCATCAAAGCGGTCATGCGCCGCATTTCGCCGATGGCGGTGGAAGAAGTGATTGAAATGCAAGGGTTGAGTCTGGATCCGTCCTCCCATCGCGTAATGGCGAACGATCAGGCGCTGGACATGGGGCCGACAGAGTTCAAGCTGCTGCACTTCTTTATGACCCACCCGGAGCGGGTTTATAGCCGCGAGCAGTTGCTTAATCACGTCTGGGGCACTAACGTTTATGTGGAAGACCGTACCGTTGACGTGCATATCCGTCGGCTCCGCAAGGCGTTAGAAACCAGTGGGCATGATAAAATGGTTCAAACCGTTCGGGGCACCGGCTACCGGTTCTCAACGCGCTACTGA